The DNA segment TATAAGGGCAGAGGTTAGGGTGTGTCTTGACTTTTTTACTCCTATTGCTCCAAAATATATTGCCATGGTATAAAATATGGTTTCCGATGAGCCCATCATGGTTGAGGCAATACGTCCTACGAGGGAGTCGGCTCCGTATGTGTGGACTATATCCTTGACCATGGCCAATGAACCACTGCCTGAGATGGGTTTTAGAATAGCTAAGGGGATTATTTCCTTTGGAAGTCCAATTAGTTTTCCCGGTATGAGGAGTAGCTTTGAAAATACCTCTAGGGCTCCAGACTCTTTGAATATCCCTATAGCTAAGAATATGGCTATGAGATAGGGCATTATTTTAATGGATGTTTTAAAACCCTCTGAAGCACCTTCTACAAAGGTATCATAGAGTTTTACACCCTTTATATATCCATGAACCAGTATTATTGTTATCATAAGAGGAATAGCACCTATTGAAATAATACTTAATATTTTATACATAGGTCTACTTCCCCTCCATTATCTTACAAACTGTAATACCTACTATGGTTGATACGATAGTTGCTATTAAGGTGGTGGATATTATTTCCGTTGGATCTGCTGAACCTGCATCGGCCCTTACCTTTAGGACAGTAAGGGGTATCAGCTGTACCGATGACATATTGATTACTAAAAACATAGCCATAGCGTTAGTTGCTGTATCCTTTTTATCATTGAGGGTTTGTAGTTCCTCCATTGCCTTAAGTCCTAAAGCCGTAGCTGAGTTTCCAGCACCAAACATATTGGCGGCCATATTCATTATGATAGCTGTATTTGCAGGATGATTTTTAGGTATCTCTGGGAAAATAAATCTTAATAGAGGGCTAAGTATTTTTCCCATACTTTTTATCAGTCCAGATTTTTCTGCTATTTTCATGAGTCCCAGCCAAGTAGCCATAATACCCGTAAGACCTATTGCAAAGGTTACAGCCTCTCCTGTATTTTCTATAACCACCCGATTTATCATATCTAAATTCCCATTTATAACTGCAAATACTATTCCTATACCAATCATAAAAAACCAAATAATATTGATCATTATAGCCTCCAGTATGAAAGCGACTGACATCGCTTTATAGTTGCAAATTTCAGGTTCTAAGCTGTAAGTAAAAACTGTTGTGGTCAACCCCTTTAAGGTTAACTCCTTCTTTTAAGTCATATAGAAGAGATACTATGATTTCTATGTTTTATAGAATTATATGATTAGAAAGTATTAAATATTATGGAAAGAGTGCTAGGGAATGTAATATTTTCTATTGAATTCTGGATTCCGTTGTGGTACAAATATATGGAGACAGCTATTGATAGAATTACATACTTTAAGATAAAAGGACGTGATCATTTGTCACAAACAAAGCTTCAGCCACTTTTAAATAGCTTAAAGCAAAGCACTATTGAGAAATTCGATATAAATGTTCCAAAGGAAAAAATATCTATAGATATCAAACCCAATAGCAATTCCGATGATAAGGTGAAAATAACCTTCGAAGAGGTCTTTTCTTTTTACTTCATAAACGATGAGGGTAATTTAAGTCAAAAGTCTTGCTTTGACTATACTAAGCTTAATTCAATAGGCTACTATGAAAATGGATTGGGGGAGTTTGCCAATTTTAATTGTCCAGATGATGAAATAACAGAGAAGGATATTGCTTTACCTAATTTTGCGTTAGAACTCATTGATTCATGTATATTTATAGAGGCGAGAAGCATAAAAATAGATGACAAGAATTTTAGGGTAGGGTATCCCAGTATATAGGCAAAAACATTGGGAAATGCTTTTGTAGCTGTTAGTCCCGAGTTACGAGCTTCTGGGTCATTCTTTTAGTGCTAAGAAATAAGACATGGATTTTAACTAATAGTCCTATAGCAAATAAAGGCAAAGCCTAATACCAAGCTTTGCCTTTATTTTATCTATAACCGGTTAGCCATTGAAGCTATTCTTTTATATAGCTTGCTACTATCTCACCATAATAAATCACATGGAAATCATTGTCTGAATATTTAACTTCCCTTATTTTTTTATCTATGTTACTTGGCTCCATAGCCTGCTTATATACTATCCTGCATTCATAGTGAAGGTCACACTCACCGATTATTGGAGTATCGACTACCTTGCCCTTCTCAGCAGTTAGATTACATTCCTTAAACTTATCAATCTCTCTCTTTGATTTTGTACCACATATGCCTAATTCCTTTTTCATATCCTTGGAAAGAGGTATACTTACAGTAAATTCATCTGTTTTTTCAAGTAGCTCATATGTGTATCTAGAATAACGTACCATCACTGTAAATATGGGCTTACTCCATATAACTCCTATATTTCCCCATCCTATTGTCATGGTATTTAATTCACCTCCACCCTTTACGGTGAGAAAGGCTCCCCTTTGAAGCTGATCCAACATTTCCTTTGACATTTCATTATAAGCTATGTCCTTTAACATAAAAATCACCTCATTTTTTTATAAACCTATGGAAATATATTTTACTTCTAAAAATTCTTCTATACCAAAATGTCCACCTTCTCTACCTATGCCACTTTCTTTAAATCCCCCAAAGGGTGCTTGTGCAGTAGAAGGCTTACCATCATTTAGTCCTACAATACCATATTCAAGGGCCTCGCTTATCCTTAAACCCCTTGAAAGGGATTCAGTAAATACATAGGCAGCCAATCCATAATTTGTATTGTTAGCTAATCCTATTACCTCTTCCTCTGTTTTAAAAACAGCAACGGGTACCACTGGCCCAAAGGTTTCTTCTTCCATTATTATCATATCATGTTTTATGCATGATAGTACAGTGGGTTCAAAGAAATATCCAGCATCCTGATGCTGCCCTTCATGTCTTCCCCTACCCCCTGCTTCTATTTTTGCTCCCTTAGATACTGCATCATCTATATGTTGATTTATTTTTTCATATCCAGCCCTATCAATAATCGGTCCAATATCAACATTTGCCTCCAGGCCATTTCCTATTTTCATTTCTTTAACCCTATTAGCTAGCTTTTCTATGAAACTATGCTGTACTTCTTCCTGAACATAAATTCTATTAGTGGCTATACATACCTGTCCTCCGTTTCTAAATTTGGATACTAAAACACCTTCTACAGCCTTATCTAGGTCTGCATCATCGAAAACTATAAGGGGCGCATGTCCCCCAAGCTCTAAGGATATATTTTTAACGGTTTTTGAAGCTTGAGACATTAAAAGTTTGCCAACCTCAGTAGACCCTGTAAATGTAATTTTTCTAACTCTGCTATCCTCCATCATCGTATTTCCTATTTCTTTAGCTGATCCGGTTACTAAATTAGCCACTCCCTTTGGAAAGCCAGCCCTTTCAAAAAGCTCAAAGAGTTTTATTGCAGTTAGGGGAGTATTGAATGCAGGTTTAACAATTATAGTACATCCTGCCGCTAAAGCCGGTGCCATTTTTCTAGTAATCATAGCA comes from the Maledivibacter sp. genome and includes:
- a CDS encoding spore maturation protein; the encoded protein is MYKILSIISIGAIPLMITIILVHGYIKGVKLYDTFVEGASEGFKTSIKIMPYLIAIFLAIGIFKESGALEVFSKLLLIPGKLIGLPKEIIPLAILKPISGSGSLAMVKDIVHTYGADSLVGRIASTMMGSSETIFYTMAIYFGAIGVKKSRHTLTSALIAHMAGVIASVVVCRMIFG
- a CDS encoding spore maturation protein: MINIIWFFMIGIGIVFAVINGNLDMINRVVIENTGEAVTFAIGLTGIMATWLGLMKIAEKSGLIKSMGKILSPLLRFIFPEIPKNHPANTAIIMNMAANMFGAGNSATALGLKAMEELQTLNDKKDTATNAMAMFLVINMSSVQLIPLTVLKVRADAGSADPTEIISTTLIATIVSTIVGITVCKIMEGK
- a CDS encoding flavin reductase family protein, whose amino-acid sequence is MLKDIAYNEMSKEMLDQLQRGAFLTVKGGGELNTMTIGWGNIGVIWSKPIFTVMVRYSRYTYELLEKTDEFTVSIPLSKDMKKELGICGTKSKREIDKFKECNLTAEKGKVVDTPIIGECDLHYECRIVYKQAMEPSNIDKKIREVKYSDNDFHVIYYGEIVASYIKE
- a CDS encoding NAD-dependent succinate-semialdehyde dehydrogenase; its protein translation is MFLNGQWVEAHSKKTFEVINPANGELVGTVPMGSTGETKRAIEASYEAFGKWSKLPAEERCKYLKKWYELVMDEKEEIGRIMTLEQGKPLAEAIGEVVYGAKFIEWYSEEGKRIYGETIPASAENKRILVHKQPVGVVGAITPWNFPAAMITRKMAPALAAGCTIIVKPAFNTPLTAIKLFELFERAGFPKGVANLVTGSAKEIGNTMMEDSRVRKITFTGSTEVGKLLMSQASKTVKNISLELGGHAPLIVFDDADLDKAVEGVLVSKFRNGGQVCIATNRIYVQEEVQHSFIEKLANRVKEMKIGNGLEANVDIGPIIDRAGYEKINQHIDDAVSKGAKIEAGGRGRHEGQHQDAGYFFEPTVLSCIKHDMIIMEEETFGPVVPVAVFKTEEEVIGLANNTNYGLAAYVFTESLSRGLRISEALEYGIVGLNDGKPSTAQAPFGGFKESGIGREGGHFGIEEFLEVKYISIGL